The following proteins come from a genomic window of Carcharodon carcharias isolate sCarCar2 chromosome 10, sCarCar2.pri, whole genome shotgun sequence:
- the lin7c gene encoding protein lin-7 homolog C encodes MALVMEPIRLDRDVSRAIELLEKLQRSGEVPPQKLQALQRVLQSEFCVAVREVYEHVYETVDINSSPEVRANATAKATVAAFAASEGHSHPRVVELPKTDEGLGFNIMGGKEQNSPIYISRIIPAGIADRHGGLKRGDQLLSVNGVSVEGEHHEKAVELLKAAHGTVKLVVRYTPKVLEEMESRFEKMRSAKRRQQINY; translated from the exons ATGGCGCTGGTGATGGAGCCGATCCGCCTGGATAGAG ATGTTTCCCGAGCTATTGAACTACTGGAGAAGTTGCAAAGGAGTGGAGAGGTGCCACCCCAGAAGCTGCAGGCTTTGCAAAGAGTACTtcagagtgaattctgtgttgcTGTGCGAGAA GTTTATGAACATGTATATGAAACTGTGGATATTAATAGTAGTCCAGAGGTGAGAGCCAATGCTACTGCTAAG GCAACAGTGGCAGCATTTGCTGCAAGTGAAGGTCACTCGCATCCAAGAGTTGTGGAGCTACCCAAGACAGATGAAGGACTAGGATTCAATATCATGGGTGGAAAGGAGCAAAACTCTCCTATATACATATCCCGCATCATTCCAGCTGGCATTGCTGATCGTCACGGAGGTCTGAAACGTGGAGACCAGCTCCTATCTGTCAATGGAGTG AGTGTTGAAGGAGAACACCATGAAAAAGCAGTTGAGCTCCTTAAAGCTGCCCATGGAACTGTTAAATTAGTCGTTAGATACACACCAAAAGTTCTGGAAGAAATGGAATCGCGATTTGAGAAAATGAGGTCAGCAAAACGCAGACAGCAAATCAACTATT